Proteins encoded within one genomic window of Chitinophaga parva:
- a CDS encoding M3 family oligoendopeptidase yields MNTATAHIKKAPRHFLPEDFTVTTWDALQPYFQDLQERPLDSTAALEKWLLDISELEAVVSEDACWRQIKMTCDTTDPKLEEAFTYFCMEIQPKMQPVANELNQRLLDSPFAAGLSKPGFSIYLRNTRNQVSLYREANVPLFAELSVMAQQYGVISGKMTIKVNDKEYTLQQAAKFLEGSDRTLREEVYRKTMDRRLQDRAALDKLYTDLVQKRQQVAVNAGFENYRDYKFRELGRFDYTKEDCFQFHAAVREHIVPLVKKSLQRQKAKLGLDVLRPWDTEAEPAGTKPLEPFHTGEELVNKAISTFDALDPFFGECLRVMKSMGRLDLESRIGKAPGGYNCPLAETGVPFIFMNAAGQMKDLTTMVHEGGHAVHSFLSHPLSLSAFKEYPMEIAEVASMSMELFTMDHWDIFFSDAEELKRAKLQQLERSITIFPWIATIDKFQHWVYEHPQHTEAERTAAWLQILEEFSPNEVDFSGLEEGRAASWQRQLHLFEVPFYYIEYGIAQLGAIAMWKQYRENKAQALENYQRALALGNTVSLPELYKAAGIRFDFSPAYVRELADFVQEEIDKL; encoded by the coding sequence ATGAACACAGCAACCGCACATATCAAAAAAGCCCCCCGGCACTTTCTGCCCGAAGACTTTACTGTAACCACCTGGGACGCCCTGCAACCCTATTTTCAGGACCTGCAGGAGCGCCCGCTGGACAGCACCGCCGCCCTGGAAAAATGGCTGCTGGACATCAGCGAACTGGAAGCCGTAGTGAGCGAAGACGCCTGCTGGCGTCAGATCAAAATGACCTGCGATACCACCGATCCCAAACTGGAAGAGGCTTTCACCTACTTCTGCATGGAAATACAGCCCAAGATGCAACCCGTGGCAAATGAACTGAACCAGCGCCTGCTGGACAGCCCCTTTGCCGCCGGGCTTTCCAAGCCTGGCTTTTCCATTTACCTGCGCAACACCCGCAACCAGGTATCACTCTACCGTGAGGCAAACGTGCCGCTCTTTGCAGAACTGAGTGTTATGGCCCAGCAGTACGGCGTGATCTCCGGCAAGATGACCATTAAGGTAAATGACAAAGAATACACCTTGCAGCAGGCCGCCAAGTTCCTGGAGGGTAGCGACCGCACCCTGCGGGAAGAAGTGTACCGCAAGACCATGGACCGCCGCCTGCAAGACCGGGCTGCCCTGGATAAGCTCTACACAGACCTGGTGCAGAAACGCCAGCAGGTAGCGGTGAACGCCGGTTTTGAGAACTACCGCGATTACAAGTTCCGCGAACTGGGCCGCTTTGATTATACCAAAGAAGACTGCTTCCAGTTTCACGCTGCGGTGCGTGAGCACATTGTGCCCCTGGTGAAGAAAAGCCTGCAGCGCCAGAAGGCTAAATTGGGCCTGGATGTGCTCCGTCCCTGGGATACAGAGGCGGAACCGGCAGGCACCAAGCCCCTGGAACCTTTCCACACGGGTGAAGAACTGGTGAATAAAGCCATTTCCACCTTTGACGCGCTGGATCCCTTCTTTGGCGAGTGCCTCCGCGTAATGAAAAGCATGGGCCGCCTGGACCTCGAAAGCCGCATTGGTAAAGCCCCCGGCGGTTATAACTGCCCCCTGGCGGAAACCGGTGTGCCTTTCATTTTCATGAACGCCGCCGGCCAGATGAAAGACCTCACCACTATGGTGCACGAAGGTGGCCATGCCGTGCATTCATTCCTCAGCCATCCCCTGTCATTGAGCGCGTTCAAGGAATACCCGATGGAAATAGCAGAAGTGGCCAGCATGAGCATGGAGCTCTTTACCATGGACCACTGGGACATCTTCTTCAGCGATGCGGAAGAACTGAAGCGCGCCAAGCTGCAACAGCTGGAGCGCTCCATTACCATCTTCCCCTGGATAGCTACCATCGATAAGTTCCAGCATTGGGTCTATGAGCATCCGCAACACACGGAAGCGGAGCGTACCGCTGCCTGGTTACAGATCCTGGAAGAGTTTTCGCCCAACGAGGTAGACTTTTCCGGCCTGGAAGAAGGCCGGGCCGCCAGTTGGCAGCGCCAGTTGCATCTGTTTGAAGTGCCGTTCTATTATATCGAATATGGCATCGCCCAGTTGGGCGCCATCGCCATGTGGAAACAATACCGCGAGAACAAGGCCCAGGCCCTGGAAAACTACCAGCGCGCACTGGCCCTCGGCAACACGGTGTCCCTGCCGGAGCTTTACAAAGCCGCTGGTATCCGCTTTGATTTCTCCCCTGCTTACGTGAGGGAGCTGGCTGATTTTGTGCAGGAGGAAATAGATAAATTGTAG
- a CDS encoding Fur family transcriptional regulator, producing MTTGYIDKIKELLRISKLSVTETRLRILELFFTADGALEHHDFEKLEGAHFDRVTVYRTLQTFLDKGIIHKIPTTDSNIHYALCKDCSEHHHEDHHIHFKCKQCDSTLCLEEIDIPAIQLPTGYAASNVAVIVSGVCPKCK from the coding sequence ATGACCACCGGGTATATAGATAAGATCAAGGAACTGCTGCGTATCAGCAAACTAAGTGTGACCGAAACCAGGCTGCGCATCCTGGAACTGTTTTTCACTGCCGATGGCGCCCTGGAGCACCACGATTTTGAAAAACTGGAAGGCGCCCACTTTGACCGGGTAACGGTGTACCGCACCCTCCAGACCTTCCTGGACAAAGGCATTATCCATAAGATCCCCACCACAGACAGTAACATTCACTACGCCCTGTGCAAGGACTGCTCCGAACATCACCACGAAGACCATCACATCCACTTCAAGTGCAAGCAATGCGATAGTACCCTGTGCCTGGAAGAAATCGACATTCCCGCCATTCAGCTCCCCACCGGCTATGCCGCCAGCAACGTAGCGGTGATCGTGAGCGGGGTATGCCCGAAGTGCAAATAG
- a CDS encoding SCO family protein has translation MRVSKKAFFYISFFALLSVAFLAYAGFAIYQTNGTIKNVEHLPILGPGHTVESFSFINQDGRTITNADVKGKTYVVEYFFTTCKGICPKMNANMEKVYAKYKDNPDFLILSHTEDPDNDSVPALKAYAEKHGADSRNWWFLTGNKRQLYKLARESYMVDDGTDAGPDDFVHTQWFALVDKDARIRGLYEGTKSSDIDKLNTDIARLMAEK, from the coding sequence ATGCGCGTATCAAAAAAGGCTTTTTTTTATATTTCCTTCTTTGCGCTCCTGTCTGTCGCCTTCCTTGCCTATGCCGGATTTGCGATTTACCAGACCAACGGAACGATTAAGAATGTGGAACACCTGCCCATCCTGGGCCCAGGGCATACCGTGGAATCTTTTTCCTTCATTAACCAGGACGGCCGCACCATTACCAATGCAGACGTGAAAGGCAAAACCTACGTGGTGGAATATTTCTTTACCACCTGCAAAGGCATTTGCCCCAAGATGAACGCCAATATGGAAAAGGTGTACGCCAAATACAAGGACAACCCCGATTTCCTTATCCTCTCCCATACGGAAGACCCGGACAATGACAGTGTACCCGCCCTCAAGGCCTACGCAGAGAAGCACGGGGCCGACAGCAGGAACTGGTGGTTCCTCACCGGCAACAAGCGCCAGCTGTATAAACTGGCCCGGGAAAGCTACATGGTGGATGACGGTACAGACGCCGGCCCGGACGACTTTGTGCATACCCAGTGGTTTGCCCTGGTAGACAAAGACGCCCGCATCCGCGGCCTGTATGAAGGCACCAAGAGCAGCGACATCGATAAACTGAATACCGACATCGCCAGGTTGATGGCAGAAAAATAA
- the purN gene encoding phosphoribosylglycinamide formyltransferase, translating into MLKQIAIFASGAGSNARQLIRHFQHSPLARVSLIVCNKPGAGVLDIAAEYGIPTLLLDRQLFLNTDTYIKELKARHIDFVVLAGFLWKVPANLVQAFPQRIINIHPALLPKYGGKGMYGNFVHEAVIAAGETESGITIHYVNEFYDEGAPILQERCTITPDDTPATLAQKIHLLEHQWYPVIVERLLSQLPQ; encoded by the coding sequence GTGTTGAAACAGATCGCCATATTCGCTTCAGGAGCAGGGAGTAACGCCCGCCAGCTCATCCGCCACTTCCAGCACTCGCCCCTGGCCAGGGTAAGCCTCATCGTGTGCAACAAGCCGGGGGCCGGCGTACTGGACATTGCGGCCGAATACGGCATCCCCACCCTCCTGCTGGACCGTCAGCTGTTCCTGAACACAGACACTTATATAAAAGAACTGAAAGCCCGCCACATCGACTTCGTGGTGCTGGCCGGTTTCCTTTGGAAAGTGCCAGCCAACCTGGTACAGGCATTCCCCCAGCGTATCATTAATATACACCCTGCCCTGCTGCCCAAATATGGGGGTAAAGGCATGTATGGCAACTTTGTACACGAAGCAGTGATTGCCGCCGGGGAAACCGAAAGCGGCATCACCATCCACTACGTGAACGAGTTTTACGATGAAGGTGCTCCCATCCTCCAGGAGCGTTGTACCATTACGCCCGACGATACTCCGGCCACCCTGGCCCAGAAGATCCACCTGCTGGAACACCAGTGGTACCCGGTGATTGTGGAACGATTATTGTCCCAGTTGCCCCAGTAA
- a CDS encoding c-type cytochrome, producing MYRRVSNHLRKQFVSVLILCAGLLFAFSSTANAADAAKGKAIFQQNCATCHNVFKKVTGPALQGVVDRWNGDVKKLHQWVHNSASVLASGDVYANGLFKEYNGQQMPAFPALSDDDIDNVLEYIKTATPPVAATAATAATGGEAGQEEGGNNSLLFGIITLVLAVVALILLQINSNLNKLAADKEGVAVPEPVPFYKNKAYIALVIFLLFIIGGYYTINGAISLGRQKDYQPAQPIFYSHKVHAGINQINCLYCHAGAEKSKHAMIPSENICMNCHKAINEYHGPDLVTVEGKRVNGTAEIQKLYDAVGWDKEKGKYTKPGQPIAWNRIHQLPDHVYFNHSQHVVAGKQQCQTCHGPIQEMDEVKQFAELSMGWCINCHRTTKVQFTENKYYSIFTKLHDDVKAGKIDSVTVEQVGGTECQKCHY from the coding sequence GTGTATCGTCGTGTTTCCAATCATTTGCGCAAGCAATTTGTGAGTGTGCTTATCCTATGCGCGGGACTGTTGTTCGCGTTCTCTTCAACTGCGAACGCTGCAGACGCGGCTAAGGGTAAGGCCATATTCCAGCAAAACTGTGCTACTTGTCACAATGTATTTAAGAAGGTAACCGGCCCTGCATTGCAAGGTGTGGTGGATCGTTGGAACGGCGACGTAAAGAAGCTGCACCAGTGGGTTCACAACTCTGCATCTGTACTGGCTTCCGGTGATGTTTACGCCAATGGCCTCTTTAAAGAGTACAACGGCCAGCAGATGCCTGCTTTCCCGGCCCTGTCTGATGATGACATTGACAACGTACTGGAGTACATTAAAACTGCGACGCCTCCTGTGGCCGCAACCGCAGCTACTGCCGCTACCGGTGGTGAAGCTGGCCAGGAAGAAGGTGGTAATAACAGCCTGCTGTTCGGTATCATCACCCTGGTACTGGCGGTAGTAGCGCTGATCCTGCTGCAGATCAACTCTAACCTGAACAAGCTGGCCGCTGATAAAGAAGGCGTAGCTGTTCCGGAGCCTGTTCCCTTCTACAAGAACAAGGCCTACATCGCACTCGTGATCTTCCTCCTCTTTATTATCGGTGGTTACTACACCATCAATGGCGCTATCAGCCTGGGTCGTCAGAAAGACTACCAGCCTGCCCAGCCTATCTTCTACTCCCACAAAGTACACGCAGGTATCAACCAGATCAACTGCCTGTACTGCCACGCTGGTGCTGAGAAGAGCAAGCATGCCATGATCCCCTCTGAGAACATCTGTATGAACTGCCACAAGGCGATCAACGAATACCATGGCCCTGACCTCGTAACCGTAGAGGGCAAGCGCGTAAATGGTACCGCTGAGATCCAGAAGCTGTACGATGCAGTGGGTTGGGATAAGGAAAAAGGCAAATACACCAAACCCGGCCAGCCGATCGCTTGGAACCGCATTCACCAACTGCCCGACCACGTATACTTCAACCACTCTCAACACGTAGTAGCTGGTAAACAGCAATGCCAGACCTGCCACGGTCCTATCCAGGAAATGGATGAAGTGAAACAGTTCGCTGAGCTGTCCATGGGCTGGTGTATCAACTGCCACCGTACTACCAAAGTACAGTTCACCGAAAATAAATACTACTCCATCTTCACCAAGCTGCACGACGACGTGAAAGCCGGTAAGATCGACAGTGTAACGGTAGAACAAGTAGGTGGTACCGAGTGCCAGAAATGTCACTACTAA
- a CDS encoding TAT-variant-translocated molybdopterin oxidoreductase, which translates to MEQKKYWKSLEELHNTNAHKAAVENEFSSELPFEESEGLLSSVTPRRDFLKYLGFTTAAATIAASCEMPVNKAIPYVNKPEEITPGVPNYYASTYAIDGEYVPVVVKTREGRPIKIEGNTLSSITEGATTARVQGSVLSLYDTARLRFPTIGKAEANWAEVDKQVMAALSGGPVVLLSNTFSSPTTKKLIGEFLAKYPGSRHVTYDAVSYSGLLDANLAAHGKRVIPSYHFENAKVIVSLGADFLGTWLNPAEFAKQYSKTRKINAEKPEMSQHFHFESMMSISGANADYRYAHKPSETNALALALYSALGGAVSAPAIADSRLAAGVKDAAKALQAAGGKALVVSGSNDVDVQTIVAAINDKIGANGNTIDWNITSNYREGNDAEMVALVEDMKAGRVNTLLVYNANPAYDYFDAAGFTQGLAKVKNSVSFNDRRDETTELCKIAAPDHHYLESWNDAEGKTGHYSFTQPTIAPLFKTRAFQDALLTWSGSTTTWADYLKQEWITRLGGQEAWDKTLQDGIIEPAAAALGGATFAGNVNDAAAKLGNSKKGGQYEVVFYEKVAIGNGRFANNPWLQEMPDPITKATWDNYACVSNTLAKNLANTVLGDDYEVHNDKKVLKITVNGKAVELPLVIVPGIHPDVVAIAVGYGRSKQELVGKAAGERGANVYPMVSYNGKSFDYFAVNATVENTGADFPVARTQTHNSLEGRPIVKETTLEAFIKNPKEVNEDREELAHYGPDFRSDATIYPKGVYTYPGIKWGMSIDLNSCIGCGSCTIACQSENNVSVVGKDQVALGHEMHWIRIDRYFSGDENNPEVVFQPMLCQHCDNAPCENVCPVSATNHSSEGINQMAYNRCIGTRYCANNCPYKVRRFNWRDWNGADSMADNLYDVADMNDNLTRMVLNPDVVMRSHGTMEKCSFCVQRLQDAKLSAKKAGRPLKDGEARTACQTGCPTNAIVFGNVNDHESEIFKVRNELQKERLYYVLEETHTLPSVSYLAKIRNKAGKEEKAEA; encoded by the coding sequence ATGGAGCAAAAAAAGTATTGGAAAAGCTTGGAAGAGTTGCACAATACCAATGCACATAAAGCGGCTGTTGAGAATGAGTTCTCCAGTGAACTGCCTTTTGAAGAGAGTGAGGGCCTGTTGAGCAGTGTGACTCCCCGCCGTGACTTTTTGAAATACCTCGGCTTCACCACGGCGGCAGCCACCATCGCTGCCAGCTGCGAAATGCCTGTAAATAAAGCGATCCCCTACGTAAACAAACCGGAAGAGATCACGCCTGGTGTTCCCAACTACTATGCCTCTACCTACGCCATCGACGGTGAATATGTACCGGTAGTAGTAAAGACCCGTGAAGGCCGTCCCATCAAAATTGAAGGTAACACCCTTTCTTCCATCACGGAAGGTGCTACCACCGCCCGTGTACAAGGTTCTGTACTGAGCCTGTACGATACGGCCCGCCTGCGTTTCCCGACCATCGGCAAAGCAGAGGCCAACTGGGCTGAGGTAGACAAGCAGGTGATGGCTGCACTGAGCGGTGGCCCGGTAGTATTACTGAGCAACACTTTTTCCAGCCCCACCACCAAGAAACTGATCGGTGAGTTCCTGGCTAAATATCCCGGCTCCCGCCACGTAACCTACGATGCCGTATCTTACTCCGGCCTCCTGGATGCAAACCTGGCTGCCCATGGCAAGCGCGTTATCCCCTCTTACCACTTTGAAAATGCCAAAGTGATCGTGAGCCTGGGTGCCGACTTCCTGGGTACCTGGCTGAACCCCGCAGAATTTGCCAAGCAATATTCCAAAACCCGCAAGATCAATGCTGAAAAGCCGGAAATGAGCCAACACTTCCACTTTGAAAGCATGATGAGCATCTCCGGTGCCAATGCGGACTACCGTTACGCACACAAGCCTTCTGAGACCAACGCCCTGGCCCTGGCACTGTACAGCGCCCTGGGTGGTGCGGTAAGCGCTCCTGCCATTGCAGACAGCCGCCTGGCCGCTGGTGTGAAAGATGCAGCCAAGGCCCTGCAGGCTGCCGGCGGCAAAGCCCTGGTAGTAAGCGGCAGCAACGATGTGGATGTACAAACCATTGTAGCTGCGATCAACGATAAGATCGGCGCTAACGGCAACACCATCGACTGGAATATAACCAGCAACTACCGCGAAGGCAACGATGCCGAAATGGTAGCCCTGGTAGAAGATATGAAGGCAGGCCGCGTAAACACCCTGCTGGTGTACAACGCAAACCCTGCTTACGATTACTTTGACGCCGCCGGCTTTACCCAGGGCCTGGCCAAGGTAAAGAACAGCGTATCCTTCAACGACCGCCGTGATGAGACCACGGAACTGTGCAAGATCGCTGCCCCTGACCACCACTACCTGGAAAGCTGGAATGATGCGGAAGGTAAAACCGGCCACTACAGCTTTACACAGCCCACCATCGCTCCCCTGTTCAAGACCCGCGCATTCCAGGACGCACTGCTCACCTGGAGCGGCAGCACCACTACCTGGGCTGACTACCTGAAACAGGAATGGATCACCCGTCTGGGTGGCCAGGAAGCATGGGACAAGACCCTGCAGGATGGTATCATTGAACCCGCTGCTGCTGCATTGGGTGGTGCCACCTTTGCCGGTAATGTGAATGATGCAGCTGCAAAACTGGGCAACAGCAAGAAAGGTGGCCAGTATGAAGTAGTGTTCTACGAAAAAGTAGCTATCGGTAACGGCCGCTTTGCCAACAACCCCTGGTTGCAGGAAATGCCCGACCCCATCACCAAAGCCACCTGGGACAACTATGCCTGCGTATCCAATACGCTGGCTAAGAACCTGGCCAACACCGTGCTGGGTGACGACTATGAAGTGCACAACGACAAAAAAGTTCTGAAAATAACGGTAAACGGTAAGGCGGTAGAACTGCCGCTGGTGATCGTTCCCGGCATCCACCCGGATGTGGTGGCGATTGCCGTAGGTTACGGCCGCAGCAAACAGGAACTGGTAGGTAAAGCTGCCGGTGAACGTGGTGCGAACGTTTATCCCATGGTAAGCTACAACGGTAAGAGCTTTGACTACTTTGCGGTAAATGCAACGGTGGAAAACACCGGCGCTGATTTCCCGGTGGCCAGAACCCAAACCCACAACAGCCTGGAGGGCCGCCCCATCGTAAAGGAAACCACCCTGGAAGCGTTCATCAAGAACCCGAAAGAGGTGAACGAAGACCGCGAAGAACTGGCCCATTATGGACCCGACTTCCGCTCTGACGCGACCATCTATCCCAAAGGTGTGTACACTTACCCCGGCATCAAATGGGGTATGTCCATCGACCTGAACTCCTGCATTGGTTGCGGTTCCTGCACCATTGCCTGCCAGTCTGAGAATAACGTATCTGTAGTAGGTAAAGACCAGGTAGCCCTGGGCCACGAAATGCACTGGATCCGCATCGACCGTTACTTCAGCGGTGATGAGAACAACCCAGAGGTGGTGTTCCAGCCTATGCTTTGCCAGCATTGCGATAACGCACCCTGCGAAAACGTGTGCCCGGTGTCTGCAACGAACCACAGCTCTGAAGGTATCAACCAGATGGCTTACAACCGTTGCATCGGTACCCGTTACTGCGCTAACAACTGCCCGTACAAAGTACGCCGCTTCAACTGGAGAGACTGGAATGGTGCAGATAGCATGGCAGACAACCTGTACGATGTTGCCGATATGAACGACAACCTGACCCGCATGGTACTTAATCCCGATGTAGTAATGCGTAGCCACGGTACCATGGAAAAATGCTCCTTCTGCGTACAGCGCCTGCAGGATGCTAAACTGAGTGCGAAGAAAGCCGGCCGTCCATTGAAGGATGGTGAAGCCAGAACTGCGTGCCAGACCGGTTGTCCCACCAACGCTATCGTATTCGGTAACGTGAATGACCACGAAAGTGAGATCTTCAAAGTACGCAACGAGCTGCAAAAAGAGCGCCTCTACTACGTGCTGGAAGAAACCCACACCCTGCCTTCTGTGAGCTACCTGGCTAAGATCCGTAACAAGGCTGGCAAGGAAGAGAAAGCTGAAGCGTAA
- the nrfD gene encoding NrfD/PsrC family molybdoenzyme membrane anchor subunit, with the protein MHLKYESTLREPLVDGVKDYHQVTEDIISPIEAKPGKLWYVGLVISICLLCFGVFSVTWEVYYGTGVWNLNKTVGWGWDITNFVWWVGIGHAGTLISAILLLFRQGWRTGVNRAAEAMTIFAVMCAGQFPIFHMGRVWMGFFVLPYPNTRGPLWPNFNSPLLWDVFAISTYFTVSLLFWYSGLIPDFATVRDRAKTKLRKLLYGIASFGWTGSTKHWQRHESLSLVLAGLSTPLVLSVHTIVSFDFATSVIPGWHTTIFPPYFVAGAIFSGFAMVQTLLIITRKILGLEEYITVGHMEAMNKVIVLTGSVVGCAYLTELFMAWYSGNPYEFAEFYKYRAAGPLGWSYWIMMSCNVISPQIFWFRKLRRSVLVTFIMSIIVNIGMWFERFVIICTSLYRDYLPSSWIYYRPAWPEVGFYLGTFGLFFTCYFLFAKYFPVIAVAEIKHVLKTTGKSFKEDMEKYEELPAEQFAHDVAHH; encoded by the coding sequence ATGCATTTAAAGTACGAATCCACACTGAGAGAGCCTCTGGTTGATGGGGTGAAGGATTATCACCAGGTAACCGAAGATATCATCAGCCCCATTGAGGCCAAGCCTGGTAAACTTTGGTATGTGGGCCTGGTAATTTCCATCTGCCTCCTGTGTTTTGGCGTATTCTCCGTAACCTGGGAAGTGTATTATGGTACAGGTGTGTGGAACCTGAATAAGACTGTTGGTTGGGGTTGGGACATCACCAACTTCGTATGGTGGGTAGGTATCGGTCACGCCGGTACGCTGATCTCTGCGATCCTCCTGCTGTTCCGTCAAGGCTGGCGTACCGGTGTAAACCGTGCGGCGGAAGCGATGACCATCTTTGCGGTAATGTGCGCCGGTCAGTTCCCGATCTTCCACATGGGTCGTGTATGGATGGGCTTTTTCGTATTGCCTTACCCGAACACCCGCGGTCCGCTCTGGCCCAACTTTAACTCGCCCCTGCTCTGGGATGTGTTCGCGATCTCTACTTACTTCACCGTTTCCCTCCTGTTCTGGTACTCCGGCCTGATCCCCGATTTTGCCACCGTACGTGACCGCGCCAAGACTAAATTGCGCAAACTGCTGTATGGCATTGCATCCTTCGGCTGGACCGGTTCCACCAAACACTGGCAACGTCATGAAAGCCTGTCGCTGGTACTGGCAGGCCTGTCTACCCCCCTGGTACTTTCCGTACACACCATCGTATCTTTTGACTTTGCTACTTCCGTAATTCCCGGCTGGCACACCACGATCTTCCCGCCTTACTTCGTTGCGGGTGCGATCTTCTCCGGTTTCGCGATGGTACAAACACTCCTGATCATTACCCGTAAAATACTGGGCCTGGAAGAATACATCACCGTAGGGCACATGGAAGCCATGAACAAGGTGATTGTACTGACCGGTTCTGTAGTAGGTTGTGCTTATCTGACAGAGCTTTTCATGGCATGGTACTCCGGAAATCCTTATGAATTTGCTGAGTTCTACAAATACCGCGCTGCTGGCCCCCTGGGCTGGTCTTACTGGATCATGATGAGCTGTAACGTGATCTCCCCGCAGATCTTCTGGTTCCGTAAGCTGAGAAGAAGCGTACTGGTTACTTTCATCATGTCTATCATCGTGAACATTGGTATGTGGTTCGAACGTTTCGTGATCATCTGTACTTCCCTGTACCGTGATTACCTGCCCTCCAGCTGGATTTACTACCGCCCGGCCTGGCCCGAGGTTGGTTTCTACCTGGGTACCTTCGGCCTGTTCTTCACCTGCTACTTCCTGTTTGCAAAATACTTCCCGGTTATCGCGGTTGCTGAAATCAAGCACGTACTGAAAACCACCGGCAAAAGCTTCAAAGAGGACATGGAGAAGTACGAAGAATTGCCGGCAGAACAATTTGCTCACGACGTGGCACACCACTAG
- a CDS encoding DUF3341 domain-containing protein, with protein MAVKKFVVGSFGDEAVLFPAVKKVRTAGYKIHDIYTPFPVHGLDHAMGLRETSLHTAGFVYGITGTTTALSFMSWVFNVDWPLNIGGKPHFPLPAFIPITFELTVLFAAVGMVMTFCYLCQIMPGVKKHIFNPRQTDDKFVMVMEVTARSTEQELTSYLASVGAEDINTQVAEEGWWYGRFDREENLQELDPAAPAVQA; from the coding sequence ATGGCTGTTAAAAAATTTGTTGTAGGCAGTTTCGGTGATGAGGCGGTATTGTTCCCGGCGGTGAAGAAAGTACGTACGGCTGGTTACAAGATCCACGATATCTATACACCGTTCCCGGTGCATGGCCTGGACCATGCCATGGGGCTGCGTGAGACAAGCCTGCACACAGCAGGTTTTGTATACGGCATCACCGGTACCACTACGGCACTGAGCTTCATGAGCTGGGTGTTTAACGTAGACTGGCCGCTGAACATTGGTGGCAAGCCGCATTTTCCGCTGCCTGCCTTTATTCCCATCACCTTTGAGCTGACGGTGCTTTTTGCCGCGGTGGGCATGGTAATGACCTTCTGCTACCTTTGCCAGATCATGCCTGGTGTAAAGAAACACATCTTCAACCCGCGCCAGACGGACGACAAGTTTGTAATGGTGATGGAAGTAACTGCCCGCAGCACAGAACAGGAGCTGACAAGCTACCTGGCCAGCGTAGGCGCAGAAGACATCAATACACAGGTGGCTGAAGAAGGCTGGTGGTACGGCCGCTTCGACCGGGAAGAGAACCTGCAGGAGCTTGATCCCGCAGCACCTGCTGTACAGGCATAA
- a CDS encoding c-type cytochrome: MKRISNILIVAALASGAFLSACKDHRKPGRIYVPDMYQSRAYEFYSERLATMKPVDGTVKRGELLPYHLGEFDTAQANLNKNPLNITADDLKEGKRLFNIYCAICHGTGLDGNGPLYKDGNGPYPAKPANLVSGAIGSYSEGRLFHVATYGKNAMGSYASQLDREQRWKVAAYIHSMQPGAKAAAEAAPAKDSTAAAAAK, from the coding sequence ATGAAAAGGATTTCCAACATATTGATTGTAGCTGCCCTGGCAAGCGGAGCATTCCTGTCAGCATGCAAGGATCATAGAAAGCCTGGAAGGATCTATGTGCCAGATATGTACCAGTCCCGTGCATACGAGTTTTATAGCGAACGGTTAGCGACAATGAAGCCGGTAGACGGTACCGTGAAGAGAGGAGAATTGTTGCCTTATCATCTGGGAGAATTTGATACTGCGCAGGCAAACCTGAACAAGAACCCGCTGAACATCACTGCGGATGACCTGAAAGAAGGCAAGCGCCTGTTTAATATTTACTGCGCCATCTGTCATGGTACAGGCCTGGACGGTAACGGCCCGCTGTACAAAGACGGTAATGGCCCGTACCCGGCCAAGCCGGCTAACCTGGTAAGTGGTGCCATCGGATCTTACTCCGAAGGTCGCCTGTTCCACGTAGCCACTTATGGTAAGAACGCCATGGGTAGCTATGCCAGCCAGCTGGATCGTGAGCAACGCTGGAAAGTGGCCGCTTACATCCACAGCATGCAGCCCGGCGCCAAAGCCGCTGCAGAAGCCGCACCGGCAAAAGACAGCACCGCTGCTGCTGCCGCCAAGTAA